A genomic stretch from Acetobacter ascendens includes:
- the glmM gene encoding phosphoglucosamine mutase → MSRMKRFFGTDGIRGTANVAPMTVEVAQKLGQAAGLHFKRGDHRHSVLLGKDTRLSGYMIESAMVAGFLSAGMDVTLVGPLPTPAIAMLTRSLRADLGVMISASHNPFGDNGIKLFGPDGFKLSDHDESEIEALMEKDLTAYLAKPEHIGRASRLNDAAGRYIESAKASFPRKLRLDGMKIVIDCANGSAYRVAPTALWELGAEVIRIGCEPNGVNINEKCGSTHPEALCAAVVKHKADLGIALDGDADRVLIADETGRLIDGDQILALIAQSWVREGRLMGNSVVATVMSNMGLERFLENLGLSLERTAVGDRYVVERMLERQANIGGEQSGHMVLTDFATTGDGLIAALQILAVLVQDGRPASEVCRLFQPFPQKLKNVRYKGACPLDMDEVKSRQADVERKLAGRGRLVLRKSGTEPLVRVMAEAEDANLVDEVVDQMCDVLEQVRVPA, encoded by the coding sequence ATGAGCAGAATGAAGCGTTTTTTCGGAACAGACGGTATTCGTGGCACTGCTAACGTTGCGCCGATGACGGTGGAAGTGGCCCAAAAACTGGGGCAGGCTGCCGGGTTGCATTTCAAGCGGGGGGACCATCGGCATAGCGTTCTGTTAGGAAAAGACACGCGGCTTTCTGGGTATATGATTGAAAGCGCCATGGTTGCGGGTTTTCTTTCTGCTGGTATGGACGTCACGTTGGTAGGCCCATTGCCAACGCCTGCAATTGCCATGCTGACGCGTTCTCTCAGGGCAGATCTGGGTGTTATGATTTCCGCCTCTCACAATCCTTTTGGGGATAACGGCATCAAGCTGTTTGGCCCAGATGGCTTCAAACTTTCTGATCACGATGAAAGCGAAATTGAAGCCTTGATGGAAAAAGATCTTACCGCATATCTGGCAAAGCCAGAGCATATCGGTAGAGCATCCCGACTGAATGATGCGGCGGGCCGTTATATAGAAAGTGCTAAAGCTTCTTTCCCGCGTAAATTGCGGCTGGATGGCATGAAGATTGTGATTGATTGTGCCAATGGCTCTGCCTATCGGGTTGCCCCAACTGCATTGTGGGAGCTGGGAGCAGAAGTAATCCGGATAGGTTGTGAGCCTAACGGCGTAAATATTAATGAAAAGTGTGGTTCAACACATCCTGAGGCCCTGTGTGCCGCAGTTGTAAAACATAAGGCGGATTTGGGCATTGCTCTGGATGGTGATGCAGACCGTGTGTTAATTGCAGATGAAACTGGCCGCCTGATTGATGGTGATCAGATTCTCGCTCTTATTGCTCAGTCTTGGGTGCGTGAGGGACGCTTGATGGGCAATTCCGTTGTGGCAACCGTTATGTCCAATATGGGATTGGAACGGTTTCTTGAAAATCTGGGCCTAAGCTTAGAACGTACGGCAGTGGGTGATCGCTACGTTGTCGAGCGCATGCTAGAACGGCAGGCTAACATTGGCGGTGAGCAATCCGGGCATATGGTACTGACAGACTTTGCAACAACAGGCGATGGGCTGATTGCAGCTTTGCAGATCCTGGCAGTTTTGGTGCAGGATGGTCGTCCAGCTAGTGAAGTTTGCCGGTTATTTCAGCCGTTTCCCCAAAAGCTAAAAAATGTTCGATACAAAGGTGCCTGTCCGCTTGATATGGATGAAGTCAAAAGCCGTCAGGCTGATGTAGAGCGCAAACTAGCAGGCCGAGGGCGTTTGGTGCTGCGCAAAAGCGGTACAGAACCTTTGGTGCGTGTGATGGCAGAAGCAGAAGATGCAAATCTGGTTGATGAAGTTGTTGATCAGATGTGCGATGTGCTTGAGCAGGTGCGTGTGCCTGCGTAA
- the folP gene encoding dihydropteroate synthase, whose protein sequence is MTYVRLIEPLGLVYGNIAQAAIRQGDALPLCGGPVAFTFVRLITGYQTVGLMPVQKVPQEWALELERITCSVPSVGVPVGPQIMGILNITPDSFSDGGKLANIDQAVVKAHEMVRSGATVLDIGGESTRPGSASVTPEEEWERIGPVLIALKAELPNVAISVDTRNSYVMQQALAAGAHIINDVTALAYDKVALPLLAVQDCGVVLMHMRGTPQTMAQHAVYEDVSIDVVRELAQRIEVAVKGGIARHRIMVDPGFGFAKNFEQNKELLRHILLLVNLGCRVVFGVSRKRMIGNLTGETTPHLRDAGTQAASFPAMALGNPLLRVHDVKGMMQAVNVWREIYQN, encoded by the coding sequence ATGACGTATGTGCGGCTGATTGAACCATTGGGGCTTGTCTATGGCAACATAGCGCAAGCAGCTATCAGGCAGGGTGATGCTTTACCCTTATGTGGCGGCCCGGTGGCATTTACGTTTGTGCGTTTGATTACGGGATATCAAACAGTTGGCCTAATGCCTGTGCAGAAAGTGCCGCAGGAATGGGCGCTGGAGCTAGAGCGGATAACGTGTTCTGTACCGTCTGTTGGAGTGCCAGTAGGCCCCCAGATTATGGGTATCCTGAATATCACGCCAGATAGCTTTAGCGATGGCGGTAAACTGGCAAATATTGATCAGGCAGTTGTCAAGGCGCACGAAATGGTGCGCAGTGGCGCAACCGTGTTGGATATAGGGGGGGAAAGCACACGCCCCGGTTCAGCCTCGGTAACGCCAGAAGAAGAATGGGAGCGCATTGGCCCGGTTCTTATTGCGTTAAAGGCAGAGCTGCCAAATGTGGCTATTTCTGTAGATACGCGGAACAGTTATGTCATGCAGCAAGCTTTGGCTGCTGGGGCGCATATTATCAATGATGTGACAGCTCTTGCGTATGATAAAGTAGCTTTGCCGCTTCTGGCCGTGCAAGATTGTGGTGTTGTGCTGATGCATATGCGTGGCACACCACAAACTATGGCGCAGCATGCCGTGTATGAAGATGTGAGCATAGATGTGGTGCGTGAACTCGCACAACGGATTGAGGTCGCTGTAAAAGGTGGCATTGCACGACATCGGATTATGGTCGATCCGGGATTTGGTTTTGCAAAAAACTTTGAGCAGAATAAGGAGTTGCTGCGGCATATTCTGCTGCTGGTCAACTTGGGGTGCCGGGTTGTATTTGGTGTTTCCCGCAAGCGGATGATTGGCAACCTTACCGGTGAAACCACGCCACATTTGCGTGATGCCGGAACGCAGGCGGCCTCTTTTCCTGCTATGGCTTTGGGTAACCCGCTTTTGCGCGTGCATGATGTTAAAGGCATGATGCAGGCTGTAAACGTATGGCGGGAAATATATCAGAACTAA
- the ftsH gene encoding ATP-dependent zinc metalloprotease FtsH: MNNLGRNLALWVSIILLLLLLVNMFQPGSTQHAAQQLAYSDFIADVDTGHVRSVVMQNHNISGTLTDGTAFETYAPLDPSLVTRMVGKGVEVVAKPQEQEGSPLLRYFLNSLPIILLVAAWLFMMRQMQGAGGRAMGFGKSRAKMLTEKHGRVTFDDVAGIDEAKGELQEIVDFLKDPQKFTRLGGKIPKGVLLVGPPGTGKTLLARAIAGEANVPFFTISGSDFVEMFVGVGASRVRDMFEQGKKAAPCIIFIDEIDAVGRHRGAGMGGGNDEREQTLNQMLVEMDGFESNEGVILIAATNRPDVLDPALLRPGRFDRQVVVPNPDVSGREKILRVHMRKVPLASDVDPRIIARGTPGFSGADLANLVNEAALSAARLGRRTVSMREFEDAKDKVLMGVERRSLIMSDDEKRRTAYHEAGHAITAVLVPESEPIHKATIVPRGRALGMVMRLPEDDRLSMSKKNAFAHLVVAMGGRVAEEVIYGKDNVCNGAMGDIKMATRVARSMVTEWGMSDKLGMIAYADDDQNGGFFAGASRNFSEETAREIDEEVRRLVDEAYVQARNYLHDHIDELRRLAEALLEYETLSGEEIRQIMRGQPIERKEEEESGPVNRRSSVPQVGGPDAQGSDKPENENGGPAPVPQPS, translated from the coding sequence ATGAACAATTTAGGCCGCAATCTGGCGCTGTGGGTCAGCATTATCCTGCTGCTGCTGTTGCTTGTGAACATGTTCCAGCCGGGGAGCACGCAGCACGCTGCACAGCAACTGGCATATTCGGACTTCATTGCCGATGTGGATACAGGGCATGTTCGGTCTGTTGTGATGCAAAATCATAACATCTCTGGCACGCTAACTGATGGCACGGCATTTGAAACCTATGCGCCGCTTGATCCTTCCCTTGTCACTCGCATGGTGGGCAAAGGGGTAGAGGTTGTGGCCAAACCACAGGAGCAGGAAGGCAGCCCGCTGCTGCGTTATTTCCTGAATTCCTTGCCCATTATTCTGTTGGTGGCCGCATGGCTGTTTATGATGCGGCAGATGCAGGGTGCTGGCGGTCGAGCCATGGGCTTTGGCAAATCTCGCGCCAAGATGCTGACGGAAAAGCACGGTCGCGTCACGTTTGATGATGTGGCTGGGATTGATGAAGCCAAAGGGGAGCTACAGGAAATCGTAGATTTTCTGAAGGACCCGCAAAAGTTCACCCGTTTGGGGGGTAAAATCCCCAAAGGTGTGCTGCTTGTTGGCCCTCCGGGCACCGGTAAAACCCTGTTGGCACGCGCCATTGCTGGTGAAGCCAATGTGCCATTCTTTACTATCTCTGGTTCCGACTTTGTTGAAATGTTCGTAGGTGTTGGCGCATCCCGTGTGCGTGATATGTTCGAACAGGGCAAAAAAGCCGCGCCTTGCATTATCTTCATTGACGAAATTGATGCCGTTGGGCGCCATCGTGGTGCTGGCATGGGTGGCGGTAATGATGAACGCGAGCAGACCCTAAACCAGATGCTGGTTGAGATGGATGGTTTTGAAAGCAATGAGGGTGTTATCCTGATTGCTGCTACCAACCGCCCAGATGTGCTTGATCCGGCATTGCTGCGCCCCGGTCGTTTTGACCGTCAGGTTGTGGTGCCGAACCCGGATGTGTCTGGCCGTGAGAAAATTTTGCGTGTGCATATGCGCAAGGTACCGCTGGCATCTGATGTGGACCCTCGCATTATCGCCCGTGGCACTCCCGGTTTCTCCGGTGCTGATCTTGCCAACTTGGTGAACGAAGCTGCATTGTCTGCCGCACGTTTGGGACGCCGCACTGTTTCTATGCGTGAGTTTGAAGACGCAAAAGACAAGGTGCTGATGGGTGTTGAACGTCGCTCCCTTATTATGAGCGATGATGAAAAGCGCCGCACAGCGTATCATGAAGCAGGACATGCCATTACCGCTGTTCTCGTTCCCGAAAGTGAACCTATCCATAAGGCAACCATTGTTCCGCGTGGCCGCGCATTGGGTATGGTGATGCGTCTGCCAGAAGACGATCGTTTGTCCATGAGCAAGAAAAACGCGTTTGCGCATCTTGTGGTGGCTATGGGTGGCCGTGTTGCGGAAGAAGTTATCTACGGTAAGGATAACGTCTGCAATGGCGCTATGGGTGACATTAAAATGGCAACCCGTGTGGCCCGCAGCATGGTGACTGAATGGGGCATGAGTGACAAGCTGGGCATGATTGCCTACGCGGATGATGATCAGAATGGCGGTTTCTTTGCCGGGGCCTCGCGTAATTTCTCGGAAGAAACTGCTCGTGAGATCGATGAGGAAGTGCGCCGGCTTGTAGACGAAGCATATGTGCAGGCCCGGAACTATCTGCATGATCATATTGATGAGCTGCGCCGTCTGGCAGAAGCGCTGCTGGAATATGAAACCCTGAGTGGTGAAGAAATTCGCCAGATCATGCGGGGCCAGCCGATCGAGCGTAAGGAAGAGGAAGAAAGTGGTCCGGTTAATCGGCGCTCTTCCGTGCCGCAGGTTGGTGGGCCGGATGCGCAGGGTTCCGATAAACCGGAAAATGAAAACGGGGGTCCTGCTCCTGTGCCTCAGCCAAGCTAA
- the tilS gene encoding tRNA lysidine(34) synthetase TilS, with protein sequence MVSEKVSAPVFFGRDVFSDQPVSLACFAQCMAQLGPFFPDQSDYPPIAMAVSGGGDSLCLAWLASFWRKNLLALVVDHGLRPESGQEAQQTIARLQAMNIPAQLLVLTDLKKGSAMAHRAREARYARLIAACQEYGCTDLLLGHQADDLAETVWMRQNSSSGPEGLAGMGWITVRPDIRLIRPLLGFSRLALRNTLRQACVEWVDDPSNQDQRAERVRLRLRFLLQENDQRAHFWKLGMQSGQLRMCKERERAAQLAQHAVMCPEGWAMLGSELPDVDVLAALIRSVGGAEYPPAQSAVVRLKDMATEATLAGTRFIYHKQQWMLMREEAAMAPAQQAENGTVWDNRFVLYLPVSVQKEGLMIAGAGYGLARKIRNGQQAKFCAVLPALWRAGKRVAVPHLGWVAENEPDLHGAEFIFRPTVSVSSSNVYGAIAQDS encoded by the coding sequence GTGGTATCGGAAAAAGTGTCTGCTCCTGTCTTTTTTGGGCGTGATGTTTTTTCCGATCAGCCCGTTTCGCTGGCGTGTTTTGCGCAATGTATGGCCCAGTTAGGGCCGTTTTTTCCTGATCAATCAGATTATCCTCCTATTGCTATGGCTGTTTCTGGCGGCGGAGATAGCCTATGCCTTGCGTGGCTGGCGTCTTTCTGGCGGAAAAACCTGTTGGCTTTAGTGGTAGATCATGGCTTGCGCCCAGAATCTGGGCAGGAAGCGCAACAGACCATTGCGCGTTTGCAGGCAATGAATATTCCGGCGCAGTTGCTGGTGCTCACAGACCTTAAAAAAGGTTCGGCCATGGCGCACAGAGCCAGAGAGGCCCGCTATGCACGCCTGATAGCCGCCTGTCAGGAATATGGGTGTACGGACCTTTTGTTGGGCCATCAGGCGGACGATCTGGCTGAAACAGTCTGGATGCGCCAAAATTCCAGCAGTGGGCCGGAAGGGCTGGCGGGCATGGGTTGGATAACTGTGCGGCCGGATATACGGCTTATTCGCCCCTTGCTCGGGTTTTCTCGGCTGGCATTGCGCAATACCTTACGACAAGCGTGTGTTGAATGGGTGGATGATCCTTCCAATCAGGATCAGCGGGCGGAGCGTGTGCGTTTGCGTTTGCGTTTTCTGCTGCAAGAAAACGATCAACGTGCGCATTTCTGGAAATTGGGCATGCAATCCGGCCAGCTTCGGATGTGCAAGGAGCGCGAACGCGCCGCACAGCTTGCCCAGCATGCTGTGATGTGCCCGGAAGGTTGGGCTATGTTGGGGTCAGAATTGCCAGATGTTGATGTGCTTGCGGCTCTTATCCGCAGTGTAGGCGGGGCTGAATATCCACCAGCTCAATCTGCTGTAGTGCGCTTGAAAGATATGGCAACAGAAGCCACGTTGGCTGGAACACGGTTTATCTATCATAAACAGCAATGGATGCTCATGCGGGAAGAAGCTGCAATGGCTCCTGCGCAGCAAGCGGAAAATGGCACCGTATGGGATAACCGGTTTGTATTGTACCTTCCCGTATCAGTTCAAAAAGAGGGGCTGATGATAGCCGGAGCAGGGTATGGGCTGGCACGCAAAATCCGTAATGGGCAACAAGCAAAGTTTTGTGCTGTGTTGCCTGCATTATGGCGTGCGGGCAAACGCGTTGCTGTGCCGCATCTGGGCTGGGTAGCAGAAAATGAGCCGGATTTGCATGGGGCAGAGTTCATTTTCCGCCCGACAGTTTCGGTTAGCAGCAGCAACGTGTATGGTGCAATTGCACAAGATTCTTAA
- a CDS encoding tol-pal system YbgF family protein, with translation MLWKGKNLMKVCFKASRHVRTGLVALAMATAISSVCVPVAWARDTANSGTNDLIAQLLDRVSTLEQQQRDMRGEIDQLTNELQQKTAALSKQIADNQFAAQANAGAAGASTAAAASTDTTPKDAAKPTTPDGMLASGKAALQKKDYAEAQSDAESALKNAKGAFKVDAQFLLAQSLAGQKQYRQSAVAYYDAYRQAPKSGRAPDALLGVSASLLALGDKKASCEALSKLKAEFPTPSTRVAHAAEVYAKRGNCE, from the coding sequence ATGTTGTGGAAGGGTAAGAACCTGATGAAAGTCTGCTTCAAAGCATCGCGGCATGTCCGCACAGGGCTTGTGGCGTTGGCAATGGCAACCGCAATAAGCAGTGTGTGCGTGCCAGTTGCATGGGCGCGGGATACTGCAAATTCAGGCACGAATGATCTCATTGCCCAGTTGCTGGACCGTGTGAGCACGTTGGAGCAGCAGCAGCGTGATATGCGCGGTGAAATTGATCAGCTAACCAATGAACTGCAGCAAAAAACCGCAGCTCTTTCCAAACAGATAGCAGATAACCAGTTTGCGGCTCAGGCAAATGCTGGTGCAGCAGGCGCTTCCACGGCTGCCGCTGCTTCAACAGATACAACGCCCAAGGATGCAGCAAAGCCCACAACACCAGATGGGATGCTCGCTAGCGGGAAAGCTGCTTTGCAGAAGAAAGATTATGCAGAAGCGCAGTCTGATGCCGAATCAGCGCTTAAGAACGCCAAAGGTGCTTTTAAGGTAGATGCACAGTTTCTGCTGGCGCAGTCTTTGGCGGGCCAAAAGCAGTATCGTCAGTCTGCTGTAGCGTATTATGATGCTTACCGTCAGGCTCCTAAAAGTGGGCGTGCACCAGATGCGTTGCTGGGTGTTTCTGCTTCCCTGCTGGCATTGGGGGATAAAAAGGCATCATGTGAAGCGCTTTCCAAGCTGAAAGCAGAATTCCCCACACCTTCCACCCGTGTTGCACATGCAGCAGAAGTATACGCCAAACGAGGCAACTGCGAATAA
- the pal gene encoding peptidoglycan-associated lipoprotein Pal produces the protein MRLKVVAALGMVALLSACAHDNANTGASNSAATTQPTISGPVPGSEADLVANVGDRVFYDLNKSGLRDDAKDTLQKQADWLAKYPQVNVEVAGNCDDRGTEEYNIALGQRRANAARDYLVAKGVASSRISTISYGKDRPTALGDDEDAWAQNRNAITSVK, from the coding sequence ATGAGACTAAAAGTAGTTGCCGCGCTTGGTATGGTTGCCCTGCTGTCAGCCTGCGCCCACGATAATGCAAACACTGGTGCCTCTAACAGTGCTGCTACCACGCAGCCGACCATTAGCGGCCCCGTTCCCGGCAGTGAAGCTGATCTGGTTGCAAACGTGGGTGACCGCGTTTTCTACGACCTGAACAAAAGCGGCCTGCGTGATGATGCCAAAGATACCCTGCAGAAGCAGGCTGACTGGCTGGCAAAATATCCGCAGGTTAACGTTGAAGTTGCAGGTAACTGCGATGACCGCGGCACCGAAGAATACAACATTGCTCTGGGCCAGCGCCGCGCCAATGCAGCGCGTGATTACCTGGTAGCCAAGGGCGTAGCTTCTTCCCGCATTTCTACCATCTCCTACGGTAAAGATCGTCCGACCGCTCTGGGTGATGATGAAGATGCATGGGCTCAGAACCGTAATGCCATTACCTCTGTTAAATAA
- the tolB gene encoding Tol-Pal system beta propeller repeat protein TolB has protein sequence MVMSTRPLISDQEADVLAGALRRRSLLGASVAAGGIMAMPVGAFAAASAPEAEITVDQARTAPIPIIIPNFGGGLGEKIAEVLTNDLNNTGLFKVMPGSTTSGTPDFATSKSMGAHAQVTGSVSGGGSSVRVEMRLWDVLSHQQIQGTAYTTSAANWRRIAHIVGDVIYQRMLGEKGYFDTRIAFISRSGPRGHQRTRLAVMDQDGANARMLTTGKWLTLTPRFSPVKDQIAFMSYANNRPRVYLFDLTSGRQQILGEFEGISFAPRFSPDGRSVVLSVTRNGGSDLYIVDLASGSRRQITSSGAIDTSPCFSPDGSQIVFNSDRGGSPQIYIMPASGGGARRISYGQGTYGSPVWSPRGDLIAFTRIAEGMFSLGVMAPDGTGERIMTQGFTVESPSFCPNGRVLAYCRQSRAGAGGAGFSSTIGMVDITGFNDRVLPTPEAASDPAWSPLNG, from the coding sequence ATGGTGATGAGTACCCGCCCCCTTATTTCCGATCAGGAAGCCGATGTGCTGGCTGGCGCGCTGCGTCGGCGTAGCCTGCTGGGGGCCAGTGTGGCTGCTGGCGGTATTATGGCCATGCCTGTTGGAGCATTTGCGGCTGCCAGCGCTCCAGAAGCTGAAATTACGGTTGATCAGGCCCGCACGGCGCCTATTCCCATCATCATTCCCAATTTTGGTGGTGGCTTGGGCGAGAAAATTGCCGAAGTGCTGACGAATGACCTGAACAATACAGGCCTGTTCAAGGTTATGCCGGGTAGCACAACATCTGGTACGCCAGATTTTGCAACCTCCAAAAGCATGGGCGCACATGCGCAGGTAACAGGTTCTGTTTCTGGCGGCGGGTCTTCTGTGCGGGTAGAAATGCGCCTGTGGGATGTGCTGAGCCATCAGCAGATTCAGGGCACAGCCTATACAACGTCTGCGGCAAACTGGCGCCGAATTGCCCATATTGTGGGCGATGTTATTTACCAGCGGATGTTGGGCGAAAAAGGGTATTTTGATACCCGTATTGCCTTTATTTCCCGCTCTGGCCCGCGTGGCCATCAGCGCACACGTTTGGCCGTTATGGATCAGGACGGTGCAAATGCTCGGATGCTGACAACTGGCAAGTGGCTGACGCTGACACCGCGTTTCAGCCCAGTGAAGGATCAGATTGCCTTTATGTCCTACGCCAACAACCGCCCACGGGTTTATCTGTTTGATTTGACCAGCGGCCGCCAGCAGATTCTGGGTGAGTTTGAAGGTATTTCCTTCGCGCCGCGTTTCTCACCAGATGGGCGTTCTGTTGTGCTGTCAGTCACCCGTAATGGTGGGTCTGATCTATATATTGTAGATCTGGCATCTGGTTCTCGCCGTCAGATCACGTCTTCTGGTGCTATTGATACCAGCCCGTGCTTCAGCCCGGATGGATCACAGATTGTCTTCAACTCGGATCGTGGTGGCAGCCCGCAGATTTACATCATGCCGGCTTCCGGTGGTGGTGCGCGCCGTATTTCTTACGGTCAGGGCACGTATGGGTCTCCAGTGTGGTCTCCGCGTGGGGATCTGATTGCGTTTACACGTATTGCCGAAGGTATGTTCTCGCTTGGTGTTATGGCACCGGATGGCACTGGTGAGCGAATCATGACACAGGGCTTTACGGTAGAAAGCCCAAGCTTCTGCCCCAATGGCCGCGTGTTGGCATATTGCCGCCAGAGCCGTGCAGGGGCTGGTGGTGCGGGCTTTAGCTCCACCATCGGAATGGTGGATATTACGGGCTTTAATGACCGCGTTCTGCCTACTCCAGAAGCTGCGTCAGACCCAGCATGGTCTCCTTTAAACGGCTAA
- the tolR gene encoding protein TolR, with protein sequence MAMPSGGSGRRRRRPMAEINVTPMVDVMLVLLIIFMVTSPMMTSGVNVDLPKTDARPVNSDSKPITVSIKSDGTLYLGDNPVTADQLVAQLKAASNNDPSHRIFVRGDAHIDYGQVMQVMGQITEGGFTHVALLAQQPASSGH encoded by the coding sequence ATGGCAATGCCGTCGGGAGGAAGCGGACGCCGCCGCAGGCGTCCGATGGCCGAAATTAATGTCACTCCCATGGTGGACGTGATGTTGGTGCTGCTGATCATCTTTATGGTGACATCTCCAATGATGACCAGCGGTGTAAATGTTGATCTGCCCAAAACAGATGCGCGCCCGGTTAATTCAGACAGCAAGCCTATTACCGTTTCCATCAAGTCTGATGGCACGCTGTATTTGGGGGATAACCCCGTTACAGCAGATCAACTTGTGGCCCAGCTGAAGGCTGCTTCCAACAATGATCCTTCCCACCGTATTTTTGTACGTGGGGATGCCCATATTGATTACGGGCAGGTCATGCAGGTTATGGGGCAGATTACGGAAGGCGGCTTTACGCATGTGGCTCTGCTGGCGCAGCAACCTGCCAGCAGTGGGCATTAA
- the tolQ gene encoding protein TolQ, with amino-acid sequence MQRQEVLLDRAVDAANLGVSAAGDLSVWALFMHASLVVKIVMLGLLVCSVMVWAIILDKFVTLRRINREATGFEDRFWSGGSLDDLYESDGAKPTNPMSAVFGAAMGEWRRSARIPGVDLVRGGVKERVDRAIGITITREMDRLRRWVIFLATVAPVAPFVGLFGTVWGIMHSFSSIAAEHNTNLSVVAPGISEALFATAIGLLTAIPAYVAYNVISNSMDLFQDRLEGFGTEFAAILSRQSEERT; translated from the coding sequence GTGCAGAGGCAGGAGGTATTATTGGATCGTGCGGTTGATGCGGCAAATCTCGGCGTAAGTGCGGCGGGAGATTTGTCAGTATGGGCGTTGTTCATGCACGCCTCGCTTGTTGTCAAAATTGTCATGCTTGGGCTGCTTGTTTGCAGCGTAATGGTATGGGCAATTATTTTAGACAAGTTTGTCACGTTGCGTCGCATCAATCGTGAAGCCACAGGGTTTGAAGATCGCTTCTGGTCTGGTGGCAGCCTTGATGATCTGTATGAAAGTGATGGCGCCAAGCCAACCAACCCAATGTCTGCCGTATTTGGTGCGGCCATGGGGGAATGGCGGCGTTCCGCCCGTATTCCCGGTGTTGATCTGGTGCGTGGCGGCGTTAAGGAACGTGTTGACCGCGCTATTGGCATTACTATCACGCGTGAAATGGACCGCCTGCGCCGCTGGGTGATTTTTCTGGCTACCGTTGCACCTGTTGCACCGTTTGTCGGCCTGTTTGGCACGGTGTGGGGTATCATGCACTCCTTCAGCTCCATTGCTGCTGAACACAACACCAACCTGAGCGTTGTAGCCCCCGGTATTTCCGAAGCCCTGTTTGCAACGGCTATTGGCCTGTTAACGGCTATTCCGGCTTATGTGGCGTATAACGTCATCAGCAACAGCATGGATCTTTTTCAGGATCGTCTGGAAGGCTTTGGCACCGAGTTTGCTGCCATTCTTTCTCGCCAGTCCGAAGAGAGGACCTGA
- the ybgC gene encoding tol-pal system-associated acyl-CoA thioesterase, which yields MTTHSIDFRIYYEDTDAGGIVYHARYLAFAERARTEAIRSLGMPASSLQEEYGLVFVVRDARLAYKMPLKLDDIVTVTTRLIDLRAASCRLDQLCTRGEDICAQVEVGLACVKVSDGRPARFPPLWRDLLQKLAPKG from the coding sequence ATGACCACCCACTCCATAGATTTTAGAATCTATTACGAAGATACAGATGCGGGCGGTATTGTTTACCATGCACGATATCTTGCTTTTGCAGAACGTGCGCGCACCGAGGCGATTCGGAGCTTGGGTATGCCAGCATCCAGTTTGCAGGAAGAATATGGGCTCGTTTTTGTGGTGCGTGATGCCCGCCTTGCCTACAAAATGCCCCTGAAACTGGATGATATTGTAACAGTTACCACCCGCTTGATTGACCTGAGAGCGGCCAGTTGCCGGTTGGATCAGCTTTGCACGCGCGGTGAGGATATATGCGCTCAGGTTGAAGTTGGTCTGGCCTGTGTGAAGGTATCAGATGGGCGTCCTGCCCGATTTCCGCCGTTATGGCGTGATTTGTTGCAGAAATTGGCACCGAAGGGATGA